Proteins from a genomic interval of Cyprinus carpio isolate SPL01 chromosome A21, ASM1834038v1, whole genome shotgun sequence:
- the or61a1 gene encoding odorant receptor 123-1, giving the protein MHLRKCDIRIDYDCTFPKMLLFLHLCLICISLSSGMDNISSFSSFSLIALNDTSRSSRITAFSFALPGYLVTIFVNAALICIIVLEKVLHQPMYIFVCNLCINGLYGATGFYPPLLYYLLNETNVISLTECAIQSFAIFTYAIGEFTNLCIMAFDRYLAICRPLYYHTVMTTITVWRLLTFIWMFPCCTAILIILLTLRFPICMNQINKLYCENWVLERLACRVDTAQFVVNGILTCAVNALVWFVFLSYVKILIACKHSVQSHKKFITTCLPHLIAFLNYVVWSLFNTLYEVFGTGSLPQGFKNFLSVSFLIIPPLVNPIIYGIILTPIRTKAKNLFQSLRSNHTD; this is encoded by the coding sequence atgcatttgagAAAGTGTGATATAAGAATTGATTATGATTGTACTTTTCCTAAGatgcttttgtttttgcatttgtgtctGATCTGCATTAGTTTGTCAAGTGGAATGGACAACatctcctccttctcctctttctctctcatagcTCTGAATGACACCAGCAGGTCCAGCAGGATAACTGCATTCTCTTTTGCCCTCCCAGGCTATTTAGTGACCATTTTTGTGAACGCAGCCTTGATTTGCATAATTGTTCTGGAGAAAGTTCTCCACCAGCctatgtatatttttgtgtgcaatttaTGTATAAATGGATTATACGGAGCCACAGGATTTTATCCACCCCTGCTGTATTATTTactaaatgaaacaaatgtaatctcTCTGACAGAATGTGCCATCCAAAGCTTTGCCATTTTCACGTATGCAATAGGTGAGTTTACTAATTTGTGCATAATGGCATTCGATAGATACTTAGCGATCTGCAGACCTCTGTACTACCATACTGTCATGACAACCATCACTGTTTGGAGGCTGCTGACTTTCATTTGGATGTTTCCCTGCTGCACTGCAATACTGATAATACTGCTGACGCTCAGGTTTCCCATTTGCATGAATCAGATAAACAAACTGTACTGTGAAAACTGGGTCTTGGAGAGACTTGCCTGCAGGGTGGACACTGCTCAGTTTGTGGTTAATGGAATATTAACATGTGCTGTTAATGCTCTGGtatggtttgtgtttttgtcttatgtaAAAATACTGATCGCTTGTAAGCACTCTGTTCAAAGCCACAAGAAGTTTATAACCACATGTTTGCCACATTTGATAGCCTTTTTGAATTATGTGGTCTGGTCTCTTTTTAATACACTATATGAGGTGTTTGGAACTGGCAGTCTACCTCAGGGTTTTAAAAACTTCTTGTCGGTTTCTTTTTTGATCATTCCACCTCTGGTTAATCCTATAATATATGGAATTATACTAACTCCTATTAGGACTAAAGCAAAAAATTTATTCCAAAGCTTAAGATCAAATCATACTGATTGA